The window CATCCAGGGCGTGGCCCAGTCGGTGCGCATCATGATGGTCCGCACGGTGCCCGATGGCGACGAGCGCGACAAGGACGTGGCCAACGCCATTCGCTACGCGGTGGACAACGGCGCCAAGGTCATCAACATGAGCTTCGGCAAGCCGTACTCCCCGCAGAAGTCGGTGGTGGACGATGCCGTGAAGTACGCGGACGCGCACGGCGTGCTGATGGTCCACGCGGCGGGCAACGACGGCAAGGACAACGACCTGGGCCATAACTTCCCGACGGCGTTCTATCTGGACGGCGGGCGGGCGCAGGACTGGATCGAGGTGGGCGCGTCGAGCTGGAAGGGCGGCGACACCCTGGCCACGTCGTTCAGCAACTACGGGCAGCAGCGCGTGGACGTGTTCGCGCCCGGCCTGGACATCAAGTCCACGATTCCCGGCAACAAGTACGAGCGCGACAGCGGTACGAGCATGGCGTCGCCGGTGGTGGCCGGGCTCGCGGCGCTGATCATGTCGTACTACCCGAACCTGACGGCGGCCGACGTGAAGCGGATCATCCTTGCGTCGGCCACGCGCTACGCCACCCAGATGGTGGCGCGGCCGGGGGCGAAGGAGGGCGATCCGCTGGTGCCGTTCGGCACGCTGTCGGTCACGGGGGGAATCGTGAACGCCTACGCGGCGCTGCAGATGGCGGCCAAGGTGTCGGCCGGCAAGCAGTAGTTCGGCTGGCAGACGGGCGTCGAACACGTGGGGCGGGCCTGTCGGCACCGCCCCTGGGTCACGGCACGTGGGGCGGGCAGTTGCCAAGGGCTGCCGGCGACGGCAGCATTGGGAGCAGCTCTCCTCCCTCAGGAGGTGTTATTTCCATTCTCCGATACCCCATCGTACGTGCCGGGGCGTGCGCGCTTGCATTAGCCCTGCCGGTCCGGAGCACGCGGGCGCAAACCGCGCGCGTCTCCGGCATCGTGCGTGATACCGCCGGCGCGCCGATAAGCGCCGCGCAGGTGGCCGCGTCGCCCAACGTGCGGGCCTTCACCGATTCGCTGGGCCGCTTTGCCCTCACCGGACTCGCGCCGGGCGCGCACCGCGTGCGAGTGTCGCGCATCGGGTATCGGCACCGCGACACGACGCTCGTGCTGCACGACGGCGACGATGTCGTCCTCGACGTGACGCTCACTCCCGTACCAAACCTGTTCCCCGGCGAGCCAACCCCGAGGGAGGAAGCCGAGGCCGAGGCCGCGATCGCGGCCGCCGGCCAGATCGACAGCATCGGCGACGGGCTGCTCCACCAGGATACCACGCGCACGCTGTCGTATCGTGCGTTCGGGGAGCGGTTCCTGTTCGCCGCAATAGCAGCCCAGGGTGCGGATTCCACGACCGTCGTTTCGCCGGTCAGTGCGGCCACGGCGCTTTCGCTGCTCTGGATGGGGGCCCGGGACTCGACTGCCGCCGCGATTGGCCGGGTGTTGGGCCTGGGGGCGCTCTCCCGGACGGCGGTTGGCGCGGGCAATGCCGCCCTCATGGACGGGCTCGACCATCGATCGGACGTCGTCCTCGACATGGGCAACGCCGTGTGGGTGAGTCCCTGGACCACACTGCGCGACGAATTCAAGCGACTCGCCAGCGCTGACTACCGGACGGTGATTGCCCGCGTGCCGCTCGATCAGCCCGCCGCCGTCACGGCCATCAACCATTGGGTGGACAGCGTCACCCGCGGGAAGATCCCGGAGATGCTGACGCGGCCCTTGGATGCGAGGGCGTCCATGTATCTGGCGAACGCCGTGTATTTCAAGGGCAAATGGATGGCGCCGTTCAGGAAGTCCCAGACGCGGGACCGCGACTTCACACTGACCGGTGGCCAGCGGGTCCGAGTGCCGATGATGGAGAGGGTTGGCCGCTACGGCTACCGACAGGAGCCCGGCTACAGGCTTCTCCGCCTTCCGTATCGCGGCGGACGCGTGGCCATGTACATCGTATTGCCGGACTCGGGTGTCTTACCGGTTGACCTGGCACGGCGCATGAACCAGAGCGGGTGGCCGGCGTTCGAGGGCGTGGTCCCCCGCCCGATGGTTCACGTCGTACTTCCGAAATTCCACGTCGAGCAGCAGCTCGATCTGGGGCGACTGCTCTCGTCGCTCGGCATGGGCATCGCGTTCGACCCGGACCGGGCCGATTTCGGCGACCTCGCGCGGGATACGCGCGGGGACGGACTGGCGATCACCCGCGCTACGCAGAAGGTGTACATCGACGTCGACGAGGAGGGGACGGTGGCCGCGGCCGCAACGGGCGTCGAGGTCGGCGTTACTTCCGTGCCGCCTCCCCCCATCCCATTCATCGTCGACCGGCCCTTTGTGTTCCTGCTCCGGGACGAGGTGAGCGGGTCCGATCTGTTCGCCGGCTGGATCGCGCATCCGTAGATGGCCGTAGGACTTGCCCCGCGAGGGTCCATTGGGCAACGTTCGATGTCTGGGGCTGGAGCAGTCGCACAGTCAGCCAGTCGGACACCGCACCCGTCGTCCCAGGAGGACCCAACCACCGATGGCCACGATCACCTCTCCACGCGCCTATACTCGCCTCACGCAGCCGCTCGTTCGCGAGAACGGCGAGCTTCGCCCCGCCACCTGGGACGAGGCACTCGA is drawn from Gemmatimonadaceae bacterium and contains these coding sequences:
- a CDS encoding serpin family protein, with translation MRDTAGAPISAAQVAASPNVRAFTDSLGRFALTGLAPGAHRVRVSRIGYRHRDTTLVLHDGDDVVLDVTLTPVPNLFPGEPTPREEAEAEAAIAAAGQIDSIGDGLLHQDTTRTLSYRAFGERFLFAAIAAQGADSTTVVSPVSAATALSLLWMGARDSTAAAIGRVLGLGALSRTAVGAGNAALMDGLDHRSDVVLDMGNAVWVSPWTTLRDEFKRLASADYRTVIARVPLDQPAAVTAINHWVDSVTRGKIPEMLTRPLDARASMYLANAVYFKGKWMAPFRKSQTRDRDFTLTGGQRVRVPMMERVGRYGYRQEPGYRLLRLPYRGGRVAMYIVLPDSGVLPVDLARRMNQSGWPAFEGVVPRPMVHVVLPKFHVEQQLDLGRLLSSLGMGIAFDPDRADFGDLARDTRGDGLAITRATQKVYIDVDEEGTVAAAATGVEVGVTSVPPPPIPFIVDRPFVFLLRDEVSGSDLFAGWIAHP